The Nitrosarchaeum sp. genomic sequence GAAGAACACAATATTTTAGGAGGTATGGGCTCTGCAGTTGCAGAATCTGTTTCTGAAAGATATCCTGTACCAATCAAGAGAATAGGTGCTCAAGATATGTTTGGTGAATCTGCACGAGATAATGAAATTCCATTACTTTTGGAAAAACACGGAATAACATCTTTTAATATGGCAAAACAAGTAAAAGAATTAAGGAGTAGAAAATTATGAAAATTTTTCTTGATAGTGCAAATTTAGAATCCATCAGAAAATTCAATGATATGGGTTTGTTGGATGGAATTACTACAAATCCCTCTCTCATGTCAAAAGAGGGAGGTAATCCAAAAGACGTTATGCAAGAAATCACCAAAATTATCAAAGGTGATGTTAGCCTGGAAGTTGTAAGTACTGAATATTCTGAAATGATTGAAGAAGGAAAACGTTTGCGTCAATACGGCAACAATGTTGTTGTTAAAGTCCCAATGACTTCTGATGGTTTGAAGGCCTGCAAATCTCTTTCATCCGAAGGAATCCCTGTAAATGTTACCTTGGTTTTTTCTCCAAACCAAGCATTGCTAGCTGCAAAATCAGGGGCAAAATATGTTAGCCCATTTATCGGTCGATTGGATGATATTGGTCAAGACGGAATGAAATTGATTAAAGACATTAAGGAAATATTTGACAATTATAAGGATGATTTTAAAACACAGATTCTTGTTGCAAGTATTCGTCATCCTCTACATGTTATTGATGCCGCAAAAACTGGAGCACACGTTGTAACTTTACCTCCAAGTGTTCTAGATAAAATGCTCCAACACCCATTAACAACTATCGGGCTGGAGAATTTTCTATCTGATTGGAAAAAACTCAAAGATGGAAATTCTGATATCAAAATTTAAAATTAACATATCTAAAATTATGTGAAGTGCAATTACCTGATATGATGAGCTTAAATAAATATAAGATAACTTAACTAACATTATGGGAAAAATCAAGATTAGAACCGGTAGGGGAACTGGAACCAGAGAAATTGATGACGATAAAAAAAGCTGGGCAGGCGACGAATACAAAAAAATTCAAGACGAAAAGAAAAAACAAGCCGCAAATAGAATGGTTCACACCGGTAGAGGAACTGGCTCAAAAAGACTAGGAGATTTACCAGATTCAAAACCAAGACCTTCAACTGAGGGTATGACCAGAATCACCGGTAGAGGAACAGGTTCAAGAAAGAGTACTAACAAAGGTTCATCGTAGAACCTCAATTTTCCTTTTTAATTTAGTATGCATTATTTAAAAATTATTTTCTCTAAAATTATCTTAGTCATAATCCTGTAAAATCAGTCAATTTGTAGATATGCTCATTTTATTACAATTGCTTACAAAATTTAGTAATAATTGATATGATGCAATTATCTTATTTGGTACATTTTTAAAATTGAAAACTGTTTCTTATGATGTTCTATTGTGAATGCTATGTTGTTTTTATTTACCAATCCAACCCAATTTTTTGAAATAAATAAACATCAATGCGACAGGTATTGTTGATGCCAAAATAATTAATATTAATACTGTATATGGTCCTAAAAATAATACTTGATCATTTAACCCTCCTGGCAAATTTATGTTCATTCCATAAAATGTTCCAATTACCGTCCCAGGAATTGCAAATGTAAAAATTATTGTTAATGCAGCAAGTACTTTATTTGTTTTTTCAGTACTTAACATGAAGTCAGTGTCTTTGTAAATTTCCATTGTTTCTCTAGATTCTTCCAACGTTTCAATTACTTTATCAATATGATCTATTACATCATCGAAATATAACGATAGATCGTCTTCCTCAGAAAATTTTTTAATATTTTTTGTAATTTCTAATACAAATTTCTTTAATGGATTTGCTATTCGTCTCAT encodes the following:
- the fsa gene encoding fructose-6-phosphate aldolase; this translates as MKIFLDSANLESIRKFNDMGLLDGITTNPSLMSKEGGNPKDVMQEITKIIKGDVSLEVVSTEYSEMIEEGKRLRQYGNNVVVKVPMTSDGLKACKSLSSEGIPVNVTLVFSPNQALLAAKSGAKYVSPFIGRLDDIGQDGMKLIKDIKEIFDNYKDDFKTQILVASIRHPLHVIDAAKTGAHVVTLPPSVLDKMLQHPLTTIGLENFLSDWKKLKDGNSDIKI